The following are from one region of the Siniperca chuatsi isolate FFG_IHB_CAS linkage group LG13, ASM2008510v1, whole genome shotgun sequence genome:
- the LOC122887384 gene encoding RING finger protein 11-like has translation MGNCLKSPTSDDISLLHESQSDRASFGDGTDPDLEPPPPYQEQAHMPMYHPTPSQARLATQLTEEEQIRIAQRIGLIQHLPKGVYDGGQDGSEKKIRECVICMLDFVYGDPIRFLPCMHIYHMDCIDDWLMRSFTCPSCMEPVDAALLSTYETN, from the exons ATGGGCAACTGTCTCAAGTCTCCGACATCTGACGACATTTCTCTCCTTCATGAATCCCAGTCAGACAGGGCGAGTTTCGGTGACGGAACAGATCCAGACCTGGAGCCACCTCCGCCGTACCAG GAGCAGGCTCACATGCCCATGTACCATCCCACGCCAAGTCAGGCCCGTCTGGCCACCCAGctgacagaggaggagcagatcCGCATAGCTCAGCGCATCGGCCTTATCCAGCACCTTCCTAAGGGTGTTTATGATGGAGGGCAAGACGgctcagagaaaaagatcaGAGA ATGCGTGATCTGTATGCTGGACTTTGTATACGGGGACCCCATCCGGTTCCTGCCATGTATGCACATCTACCACATGGACTGTATAGACGACTGGCTGATGAGATCCTTCACCTGCCCGTCCTGCATGGAGCCCGTGGATGCTGCTCTTCTCTCCACCTACGAGACCAACTGA
- the rpe65a gene encoding retinoid isomerohydrolase isoform X1, whose protein sequence is MASRFEHPAGGYKKMFETCEELSEPLPTTVTGRIPSFLKGSLLRLGPGLFEVGDEPFYHLFDGQALMHKFDFKNGQVTYFRKFIRTDAYVRAITEKRVVITEFGTFGYPDPCKNIFSRFFSYFKGVEVTDNCLVNVYPVGEDFYAVTETNYITKVNVDTLETLKKVDMCNYVNINGVTAHPHIERDGTVYNIGNCMGKGATLAYNIVKIPPTQKDKSDPIEKSKVVVQFPSAERFKPSYVHSFGMSDNYFVFVETPVKINLLKFLSAWSIRGSNYMDCFESNETQGTLFHIAKKDPGEYIDLKFKGAPIGMFHHINTYEDQGFIVVDLCGWKGFEFVYNYLWLANMRANWEEVKKAAMMAPQPEVRRYVIPLDVHKEEQGKNLISLPYTTATAVMHADGTIWLEPEVLFSGPRQAFEFPQINYKRYAGKNYTYAYGLGLNHFIPDRICKLNVKTKETWVWQEPDSYPSEPLFVQTPDGVDEDDGVLLTIVVAPGSQRPGYLLILNAKDLSEIARAEVECSIPVTFHGMYKP, encoded by the exons ATGGCCAGCCG ATTTGAACACCCAGCTGGTGGCTACAAGAAGATGTTTGAGACGTGTGAGGAGTTGTCTGAGCCTCTTCCAACAACAGTCACAG gtaGGATTCCTTCATTTCTGAAGGGAAGTCTTCTTCGTTTGGGACCTGGGCTTTTTGAGGTTGGAGATGAACCTTTCTATCACCTCTTTGATGGCCAGGCCCTCATGCACAAATTCGACTTCAAGAACGGCCAGGTCACCTACTTCCGAAA ATTTATCAGAACAGATGCCTACGTGAGAGCCATCACAGAGAAGCGTGTGGTGATCACTGAGTTTGGCACCTTTGGGTACCCTGATCCctgcaaaaatattttctccag gTTTTTCTCTTACTTCAAGGGTGTTGAGGTCACAGACAACTGCCTGGTGAACGTTTACCCTGTTGGTGAGGATTTTTATGCCGTAACAGAAACCAATTACATCACTAAAGTAAACGTCGATACCTTGGAGACACTGAAGAAG gttGATATGTGCAACTATGTCAACATTAACGGAGTGACAGCCCACCCTCATATTGAGAGAGATGGTACTGTGTATAACATTGGAAACTGCATGGGGAAAGGAGCAACACTGGCCTACAACATTGTCAAGATTCCACCCACACAGAAAG ATAAGTCTGATCCCATTGAGAAGTCCAAGGTGGTGGTGCAGTTCCCCAGTGCTGAGAGGTTCAAGCCCTCCTATGTGCACAG CTTCGGCATGTCAGACAACTACTTCGTCTTTGTGGAAACCCCGGTGAAAATCAACCTGCTGAAATTCCTGAGTGCTTGGAGCATCCGAGGCTCCAACTACATGGACTGTTTCGAGTCCAATGAAACCCAAGGA ACCTTGTTTCACATTGCCAAGAAAGACCCGGGAGAGTACATTGATCTCAAGTTCAAAGGGGCACCCATTGGCATGTTTCATCACATCAACACCTATGAGGACCAAGGCTTCATTGTTGTTGACCTCTGCGGATGGAAAGG TTTTGAATTTGTTTACAACTACCTCTGGTTGGCTAACATGAGAGCCAACTGGGAAGAGGTGAAAAAGGCGGCCATGATGGCGCCTCAGCCGGAGGTCCGCAGATATGTTATTCCCCTGGACGTCCACAAG GAGGAGCAGGGGAAGAACCTCATCAGCCTGCCGTACACCACAGCCACAGCGGTGATGCACGCTGATGGGACGATCTGGCTGGAGCCGGAGGTGCTGTTCTCCGGGCCTCGCCAAG cctTTGAGTTCCCTCAGATCAACTACAAGAGGTATGCAGGGAAGAATTACACATATGCCTACGGCCTGGGTCTCAACCATTTCATACCAGACAGG ATCTGCAAGTTGAATGTGAAGACCAAGGAGACCTGGGTATGGCAAGAACCAGACTCCTACCCTTCAGAGCCCCTGTTTGTTCAGACTCCTGATGGGGTAGATGAAGATGACG GAGTGCTGCTGACCATTGTGGTGGCTCCTGGCTCCCAGAGACCAGGATACCTCCTAATCCTCAACGCCAAGGATCTGTCTGAGATCGCCAGGGCAGAGGTGGAGTGCAGCATTCCTGTCACCTTTCATGGGATGTACAAACCCTAA
- the rpe65a gene encoding retinoid isomerohydrolase isoform X2, translating into MFETCEELSEPLPTTVTGRIPSFLKGSLLRLGPGLFEVGDEPFYHLFDGQALMHKFDFKNGQVTYFRKFIRTDAYVRAITEKRVVITEFGTFGYPDPCKNIFSRFFSYFKGVEVTDNCLVNVYPVGEDFYAVTETNYITKVNVDTLETLKKVDMCNYVNINGVTAHPHIERDGTVYNIGNCMGKGATLAYNIVKIPPTQKDKSDPIEKSKVVVQFPSAERFKPSYVHSFGMSDNYFVFVETPVKINLLKFLSAWSIRGSNYMDCFESNETQGTLFHIAKKDPGEYIDLKFKGAPIGMFHHINTYEDQGFIVVDLCGWKGFEFVYNYLWLANMRANWEEVKKAAMMAPQPEVRRYVIPLDVHKEEQGKNLISLPYTTATAVMHADGTIWLEPEVLFSGPRQAFEFPQINYKRYAGKNYTYAYGLGLNHFIPDRICKLNVKTKETWVWQEPDSYPSEPLFVQTPDGVDEDDGVLLTIVVAPGSQRPGYLLILNAKDLSEIARAEVECSIPVTFHGMYKP; encoded by the exons ATGTTTGAGACGTGTGAGGAGTTGTCTGAGCCTCTTCCAACAACAGTCACAG gtaGGATTCCTTCATTTCTGAAGGGAAGTCTTCTTCGTTTGGGACCTGGGCTTTTTGAGGTTGGAGATGAACCTTTCTATCACCTCTTTGATGGCCAGGCCCTCATGCACAAATTCGACTTCAAGAACGGCCAGGTCACCTACTTCCGAAA ATTTATCAGAACAGATGCCTACGTGAGAGCCATCACAGAGAAGCGTGTGGTGATCACTGAGTTTGGCACCTTTGGGTACCCTGATCCctgcaaaaatattttctccag gTTTTTCTCTTACTTCAAGGGTGTTGAGGTCACAGACAACTGCCTGGTGAACGTTTACCCTGTTGGTGAGGATTTTTATGCCGTAACAGAAACCAATTACATCACTAAAGTAAACGTCGATACCTTGGAGACACTGAAGAAG gttGATATGTGCAACTATGTCAACATTAACGGAGTGACAGCCCACCCTCATATTGAGAGAGATGGTACTGTGTATAACATTGGAAACTGCATGGGGAAAGGAGCAACACTGGCCTACAACATTGTCAAGATTCCACCCACACAGAAAG ATAAGTCTGATCCCATTGAGAAGTCCAAGGTGGTGGTGCAGTTCCCCAGTGCTGAGAGGTTCAAGCCCTCCTATGTGCACAG CTTCGGCATGTCAGACAACTACTTCGTCTTTGTGGAAACCCCGGTGAAAATCAACCTGCTGAAATTCCTGAGTGCTTGGAGCATCCGAGGCTCCAACTACATGGACTGTTTCGAGTCCAATGAAACCCAAGGA ACCTTGTTTCACATTGCCAAGAAAGACCCGGGAGAGTACATTGATCTCAAGTTCAAAGGGGCACCCATTGGCATGTTTCATCACATCAACACCTATGAGGACCAAGGCTTCATTGTTGTTGACCTCTGCGGATGGAAAGG TTTTGAATTTGTTTACAACTACCTCTGGTTGGCTAACATGAGAGCCAACTGGGAAGAGGTGAAAAAGGCGGCCATGATGGCGCCTCAGCCGGAGGTCCGCAGATATGTTATTCCCCTGGACGTCCACAAG GAGGAGCAGGGGAAGAACCTCATCAGCCTGCCGTACACCACAGCCACAGCGGTGATGCACGCTGATGGGACGATCTGGCTGGAGCCGGAGGTGCTGTTCTCCGGGCCTCGCCAAG cctTTGAGTTCCCTCAGATCAACTACAAGAGGTATGCAGGGAAGAATTACACATATGCCTACGGCCTGGGTCTCAACCATTTCATACCAGACAGG ATCTGCAAGTTGAATGTGAAGACCAAGGAGACCTGGGTATGGCAAGAACCAGACTCCTACCCTTCAGAGCCCCTGTTTGTTCAGACTCCTGATGGGGTAGATGAAGATGACG GAGTGCTGCTGACCATTGTGGTGGCTCCTGGCTCCCAGAGACCAGGATACCTCCTAATCCTCAACGCCAAGGATCTGTCTGAGATCGCCAGGGCAGAGGTGGAGTGCAGCATTCCTGTCACCTTTCATGGGATGTACAAACCCTAA
- the LOC122887383 gene encoding serine/arginine-rich splicing factor 11-like isoform X2 — protein sequence MNYTTKVVQVTNVSPSTTSEQMRILFGYLGTIEELKLFPPDDSPMPVTSRVCFVKFQEPESVGVSQHLTNTVFVDRALIVVPFAEGSIPDEAKALSLLAPANAVAGILPGGGLLPTPNPIPNQPLGGNPFGAANMDAMAAFGFPGANMNPQAADQLLKFMTDPKLNPLAAGLNLNASLKADASNREIEEAMKRVREAQSLISAAIEPGHKESKKKHTQSRTRSRSRRRRSRSRSRHRRTRSRSRRPSNSRSRRRSKSPRRKRTHSRDRNRRSQSRSRDRKKDDSGRRKSKTPPKSYSTARRSRSGSRRRRKSQSGSRSPKKSPKRRNSRSPSPRRHKKEKKRDKERDRDRKSDKERGREERERSTSKKKKSRDKERERERKSEGEKGDVKITRDYDEEEQGYDSEKEREDRKDSDDSALSPHSVEGNGTARPVKQARVNGADDHHEEDMDVSD from the exons ATGAATTACACCACGAAGGTGGTCCAGGTGACAAATGTGTCGCCAAGCACAACATCGGAGCAGATGAGAATACTGTTCGGATATTTGGGAACCATCGAAGAATTGAAGTTATTTCCACCAGA TGATTCTCCGATGCCGGTGACATCGCGAGTGTGCTTTGTGAAGTTCCAGGAGCCAGAGTCTGTTGGAGTGTCTCAACATCTGACTAACACCGTGTTTGTGGACAGAGCATTGATTGTGGTCCCGTTTGCTGAAG GATCTATTCCAGATGAGGCTAAAGCTTTGTCACTGTTGGCGCCAGCAAACGCTGTTGCAGGAATTCTGCCAGGAGGAGGACTTCTTCCGACGCCCAATCCCATCCCTAATCAACCT CTTGGAGGGAACCCTTTTGGTGCTGCAAACATGGATGCAATGGCTGCATTTGGATTCCCAGGAGCCAATATGAATCCCCAG GCTGCTGATCAGCTGTTAAAGTTCATGACAGATCCAAA ACTGAATCCATTGGCTGCAGGATTAAACCTGAATGCAAGCCTGAAGGCTGATGCATCTAATAGAGAAATCGAAGAGGCCATGAAGAGAGTCAGAGAGGCCCAGTCGCTCATTTCTGCTGCTATTGAACCTGGAC ATAAGGAGAGCAAGAAGAAGCACACTCAATCCCGGACTAGGTCCAGGTCCAGAAGGAGGCGGTCCAGATCAcgttcaagacacag GCGAACCAGGAGCAGATCACGACGACCATCGAACTCCAGAAGCAGGAGGCGCTCCAAAAGCCCACGCAGAAAACGCACCCACTCCAGAGACCGAAACAGGCGTTCTCAAAGCAGATCCAG agatagaaagaaagatgaTTCAGGGAGAAGAAAATCCAAAACACCACCTAAAAGCTACAGCACAGCCAGGAGGTCACGCAGCGGGAGCCG GAGACGCAGGAAAAGTCAAAGCGGCAGCCGATCACCTAAAAAGTCTCCTAAAAGGAGAAACTCCAGGTCTCCATCTCCTCGAAG GcacaagaaggaaaagaaaagggacAAGGAAAGGGACAGGGACCGTAAGAGTGACAAAGAGCGCGGTCGTGAGGAACGTGAACGCTCCACcagtaagaaaaagaaaagtagagACAAAGAACGAGAGCGGGAGAGGAAatcagaaggagagaaaggagatgtCAAG ATCACCAGGGATTATGATGAAGAAGAACAAGGCTACGACAGCGAGAAAGAGCGGGAGGACAGGAAGgattctgatgactctgctttGTCTCCTCACTCTGTAGAAGGTAACGGCACAGCGCGGCCTGTGAAGCAGGCCAGAGTTAACGGAGCTGACGATCACCATGAAGAGGACATGGATGTCAGCGATTAA
- the LOC122887383 gene encoding serine/arginine-rich splicing factor 11-like isoform X1, with the protein MNYTTKVVQVTNVSPSTTSEQMRILFGYLGTIEELKLFPPDDSPMPVTSRVCFVKFQEPESVGVSQHLTNTVFVDRALIVVPFAEGSIPDEAKALSLLAPANAVAGILPGGGLLPTPNPIPNQPVRLQIHCLLGGNPFGAANMDAMAAFGFPGANMNPQAADQLLKFMTDPKLNPLAAGLNLNASLKADASNREIEEAMKRVREAQSLISAAIEPGHKESKKKHTQSRTRSRSRRRRSRSRSRHRRTRSRSRRPSNSRSRRRSKSPRRKRTHSRDRNRRSQSRSRDRKKDDSGRRKSKTPPKSYSTARRSRSGSRRRRKSQSGSRSPKKSPKRRNSRSPSPRRHKKEKKRDKERDRDRKSDKERGREERERSTSKKKKSRDKERERERKSEGEKGDVKITRDYDEEEQGYDSEKEREDRKDSDDSALSPHSVEGNGTARPVKQARVNGADDHHEEDMDVSD; encoded by the exons ATGAATTACACCACGAAGGTGGTCCAGGTGACAAATGTGTCGCCAAGCACAACATCGGAGCAGATGAGAATACTGTTCGGATATTTGGGAACCATCGAAGAATTGAAGTTATTTCCACCAGA TGATTCTCCGATGCCGGTGACATCGCGAGTGTGCTTTGTGAAGTTCCAGGAGCCAGAGTCTGTTGGAGTGTCTCAACATCTGACTAACACCGTGTTTGTGGACAGAGCATTGATTGTGGTCCCGTTTGCTGAAG GATCTATTCCAGATGAGGCTAAAGCTTTGTCACTGTTGGCGCCAGCAAACGCTGTTGCAGGAATTCTGCCAGGAGGAGGACTTCTTCCGACGCCCAATCCCATCCCTAATCAACCTGTACGACTTCAAATTCACTGTTTG CTTGGAGGGAACCCTTTTGGTGCTGCAAACATGGATGCAATGGCTGCATTTGGATTCCCAGGAGCCAATATGAATCCCCAG GCTGCTGATCAGCTGTTAAAGTTCATGACAGATCCAAA ACTGAATCCATTGGCTGCAGGATTAAACCTGAATGCAAGCCTGAAGGCTGATGCATCTAATAGAGAAATCGAAGAGGCCATGAAGAGAGTCAGAGAGGCCCAGTCGCTCATTTCTGCTGCTATTGAACCTGGAC ATAAGGAGAGCAAGAAGAAGCACACTCAATCCCGGACTAGGTCCAGGTCCAGAAGGAGGCGGTCCAGATCAcgttcaagacacag GCGAACCAGGAGCAGATCACGACGACCATCGAACTCCAGAAGCAGGAGGCGCTCCAAAAGCCCACGCAGAAAACGCACCCACTCCAGAGACCGAAACAGGCGTTCTCAAAGCAGATCCAG agatagaaagaaagatgaTTCAGGGAGAAGAAAATCCAAAACACCACCTAAAAGCTACAGCACAGCCAGGAGGTCACGCAGCGGGAGCCG GAGACGCAGGAAAAGTCAAAGCGGCAGCCGATCACCTAAAAAGTCTCCTAAAAGGAGAAACTCCAGGTCTCCATCTCCTCGAAG GcacaagaaggaaaagaaaagggacAAGGAAAGGGACAGGGACCGTAAGAGTGACAAAGAGCGCGGTCGTGAGGAACGTGAACGCTCCACcagtaagaaaaagaaaagtagagACAAAGAACGAGAGCGGGAGAGGAAatcagaaggagagaaaggagatgtCAAG ATCACCAGGGATTATGATGAAGAAGAACAAGGCTACGACAGCGAGAAAGAGCGGGAGGACAGGAAGgattctgatgactctgctttGTCTCCTCACTCTGTAGAAGGTAACGGCACAGCGCGGCCTGTGAAGCAGGCCAGAGTTAACGGAGCTGACGATCACCATGAAGAGGACATGGATGTCAGCGATTAA
- the LOC122887383 gene encoding serine/arginine-rich splicing factor 11-like isoform X3 produces the protein MDAMAAFGFPGANMNPQAADQLLKFMTDPKLNPLAAGLNLNASLKADASNREIEEAMKRVREAQSLISAAIEPGHKESKKKHTQSRTRSRSRRRRSRSRSRHRRTRSRSRRPSNSRSRRRSKSPRRKRTHSRDRNRRSQSRSRDRKKDDSGRRKSKTPPKSYSTARRSRSGSRRRRKSQSGSRSPKKSPKRRNSRSPSPRRHKKEKKRDKERDRDRKSDKERGREERERSTSKKKKSRDKERERERKSEGEKGDVKITRDYDEEEQGYDSEKEREDRKDSDDSALSPHSVEGNGTARPVKQARVNGADDHHEEDMDVSD, from the exons ATGGATGCAATGGCTGCATTTGGATTCCCAGGAGCCAATATGAATCCCCAG GCTGCTGATCAGCTGTTAAAGTTCATGACAGATCCAAA ACTGAATCCATTGGCTGCAGGATTAAACCTGAATGCAAGCCTGAAGGCTGATGCATCTAATAGAGAAATCGAAGAGGCCATGAAGAGAGTCAGAGAGGCCCAGTCGCTCATTTCTGCTGCTATTGAACCTGGAC ATAAGGAGAGCAAGAAGAAGCACACTCAATCCCGGACTAGGTCCAGGTCCAGAAGGAGGCGGTCCAGATCAcgttcaagacacag GCGAACCAGGAGCAGATCACGACGACCATCGAACTCCAGAAGCAGGAGGCGCTCCAAAAGCCCACGCAGAAAACGCACCCACTCCAGAGACCGAAACAGGCGTTCTCAAAGCAGATCCAG agatagaaagaaagatgaTTCAGGGAGAAGAAAATCCAAAACACCACCTAAAAGCTACAGCACAGCCAGGAGGTCACGCAGCGGGAGCCG GAGACGCAGGAAAAGTCAAAGCGGCAGCCGATCACCTAAAAAGTCTCCTAAAAGGAGAAACTCCAGGTCTCCATCTCCTCGAAG GcacaagaaggaaaagaaaagggacAAGGAAAGGGACAGGGACCGTAAGAGTGACAAAGAGCGCGGTCGTGAGGAACGTGAACGCTCCACcagtaagaaaaagaaaagtagagACAAAGAACGAGAGCGGGAGAGGAAatcagaaggagagaaaggagatgtCAAG ATCACCAGGGATTATGATGAAGAAGAACAAGGCTACGACAGCGAGAAAGAGCGGGAGGACAGGAAGgattctgatgactctgctttGTCTCCTCACTCTGTAGAAGGTAACGGCACAGCGCGGCCTGTGAAGCAGGCCAGAGTTAACGGAGCTGACGATCACCATGAAGAGGACATGGATGTCAGCGATTAA